A window of the Pungitius pungitius chromosome 3, fPunPun2.1, whole genome shotgun sequence genome harbors these coding sequences:
- the rflnb gene encoding refilin B, whose translation MVGRLNLPNACEGDPLDMSCRADRGLDSPDSGLPPSPSPSAWLLPVCADKPGGVSPVSEDEGRGSSVPVPPRGSLHQLQPLSYGEGVALDPLPSKETRFTSSVHYGSERHFIQGVALQPVGRGLEHCRQTVVAVPHSTWRHYKTQLDFQPRHRPQCFQSTTIVYPKRASALYATELSYDCHRLSRRFVASVEMEAAARREIPQ comes from the exons ATGGTCGGCAGGTTGAACTTGCCCAATGCGTGTGAAGGAGACCCGCTGGATATGAGCTGCAGGGCGGACCGAGGACTCGACAGCCCGGACTCCGGGTTGCCCCCGAGCCCGAGCCCCAGCGCCTGGCTGCTGCCGGTGTGCGCGGACAAACCCGGGGGCGTGAGCCCGGTGTCCgaggacgaggggagggggtctTCG GTTCCGGTTCCCCCCCGTGGGTCTCTGCACCAGCTGCAGCCGCTGTCCTACGGGGAAGGAGTAGCACTTGATCCGCTGCCGTCCAAGGAAACCAG ATTTACCTCATCCGTGCACTACGGCTCGGAGCGCCACTTCATCCAGGGCGTGGCCCTGCAGCCTGTGGGCCGGGGCCTGGAGCACTGCCGGCAGACCGTCGTGGCCGTGCCCCACAGCACCTGGCGCCACTACAAGACACAGCTGGATTTCCAGCCTCGCCATCGGCCCCAGTGCTTCCAGAGCACCACCATCGTCTACCCGAAGAGAGCCAGCGCCCTGTACGCCACGGAGCTGAGCTACGACTGCCACAGACTGTCCAGGCGCTTCGTCGCCAGCGTGGAGATGGAGGCGGCCGCTCGCAGGGAGATAcctcagtga